GCCGAGCTCGAAGCCGCGCTCCTTGAGTTCAATCCTATTGCCGATGCAGCTGCTGTTGGTATCACACTTGATAACCAAGAGTGGCCGCGCGCATATGTTGTACTCAAGGATGAGTACAAGGGAAAGACGACCGCGGAGGATATTCATGGTCACATGAAGGCTAGGGTCTCGAAACACAAACAGCTCGTAGGAGGTATTGTGTTTGTGGATGAGGTGCCGAAGTTGCAGTCTGGAAAGATCAAGAGGAAGTTGATGAGGGAGTGGGCGAAGAAGGATGCTGAGAAGATGAACAGAGCGAAGCTGTAGACAATGTTGGTCTACGTTATACCAGAACCGGCGATAAGAGCTAATTTCCAACGCATTGTCCAGCGTACATGGATAGTTGATGTTCATCTCGCTGCCTTTACCAAGCACATGAACATATCTAGACAAGACTTATCAGTAGCGTATTAATGTACTTGTGAAATGAATCACATTCAGTGGTTGCTGTCCGCCGTCATGTGACTGCTGATTTGCGGAACTGCGCCGCGTAAACTCTTCCGCAACCCCTCAATGGACGCACGTCCTTGACACCAACCACACAAGCACAAACTCCCAACAGAGTCATGCATGCTGAACTCTCTGATGCAGCCACATATTGGATCGACCCCGGCATGTTCTGTCTGCCCGGCTAGCGAACCAGCGAAAATGGGGCCTAAAGTGTCCCGCATGTCCTGCACCAACCGGCGTGCAAGGAGGTCAGCGATGTATCGAGACACCCGAGACGCGGCTAAGCACTCCAGAAGTGTGAGATGGCCTGGGCGTAATGGTGTGGTGCTTCAGCCATATGCGTTGGTACCACATGCCCTTTAAGCTTGCATCTGCTGTTTCCCAAATGTAGTCCAGACTGCTCTTCACCGTGTTCTTCGTTATCTTCATCTCGACTTCCATCCACGGCTACCAAAGACCAAAGACAGTGAACGAGACACGTCCGTACATTTGTCACCTATCGCGACAATGGGGGGCTCAGAGATGCCAAATGGACTCAATGTCAATGGATATGGGCACAACTACGACTATCCACCATCACACGTCGACGGCCCATACAAGATTCTTGACCAATACCATTCCAAGCCAGCTAAGCTACGAGTCGCGTGCGTCGGTGCCGGTGCATCGGGCCTTTGCTTAGCATACAAGATGGAGAAGATGCTGGAGCCAGGGTCCTGGGAGTTGACGTTGTATGAGAAGAACCCGCACTTTGGGGGTACTTGGTACGAGAATACCTATCCAGGGGTGGCTTGCGACATACCTTCGCACGACTACAACTTTACTTGGGACCCCAAGCCAGACTGGTCAACTTTCTTCGCATCGGGCAAGGAGATTCAAGGCTATTTTGAAGATTTTGCGGAAAGACATGGGAGCAAGAAGTATATGCAGATGAATAGTAGAATTGAGGAGGCGGTCTGGAATGATGCGGATGGCTGCTACAGTATAACCATCAGAAATCCAAGGACTGGCTCGATGAGGAAAGATTGGGCGCATGTGTTAGTCAATGGCTCAGGTGAGACTGTTTGTCCCCACGTAACCTGCACATTGCTTACAAAATCCAGGCATTCTCAACAACTGGAAATGGCCAGACATCGAGGGCCTGCACGACTTCAAGGGCCCCTTACTACACTCAGCATCCTGGGACCACAGCGTCGATTTCAACAACATCACCGCAGCCGTCATCGGCGTCGGTTCTACCAGTGTACAAATTGTTCCTTCTCTACAAAAGATTGTCAAACAGCTTGAGGTCTTCATCAGAAGCCCCACATGGATATCGCCGCCATTCGGTGCCGGTGCGCTCAACGACGATCTGCAGAAGGGTCAAGATGTTGACCCAGGTCAGCGGCAATACACTTTTACGGAAGCAGATATCAAGAAGTTCAAGGAAGACCCCGAATACCACCTGGAATTTCGTAAGAAGATCGAAGCCGAAATCAACAGTCTATTCGGTATGTACCAACAGAATTCAGCATTGCAGAATCAGTTCCAGGACGTTATCACTAAGGAGATGCACCGTCGCATGGGTCCCGGCCACGAGAAGCTCAAAGAGTCCATCATACCCAAATGGTCGGTCGGATGTCGACGGATTTCACCTGGCGATGGCTTTCTGGAAGCACTAGTACAAGACAACGTTACACCGGTCTTTAGTGGCATCGAACGCATTGTACCAGAAGGAATCAAGACCGTCGACGGGAAGATCCATAAGCTGGACGCCATCGTATGTGCCACAGGTTTTCAAGTCGCTTTCAAACCAGCCTTCAAAGTTGTCAACGGTTCCAACACATCTATCCAGGAGGATTGGGCTAATGGCCCTAATCTTTACATGGGTGTTTCTGCGCCGCGTTTCCCCAACTACTATACCATCGTTGGACCCGGCGCAACTTGGAGCAATGGTACGTTGATACCAAGTATCGAAACGACCATAGAGTACAGCATCAAGTGCATGAAGAAGATGCAGACAGAGGGTATCAAGGCGATGAGTGTAAAGCAAGATGCGTTAGATGAGATTTACGCGCATTTCGATGAGTTTCACAAGACTACGGTGTGGCAGGAGGCGTGTAGGAGTTGGTTCAAAGACGGCCAGATCAAGAATAGGATCTACCTTTGGCCTGGTGCGGTAAGTCTTCTCCACCTTAACTACCCCCGATAATCCGCGCTCTTCCGTCTCTACCCCGCACCATGCCACACATACTGACTCGCACGAAATTAGACGATACACTTCCTCAAGTCGATCAAGACACCACGCTGGGAGGACTACGATTACGTATACAGATACAAGAACCGGTTCGCGTTTCTGGGCAATGGAGACGTGAAGGCAACGGCGGCTAGAGATGTGCAGGGCTTGAGCCCGTACATTCGGAACTGGGACCACGAATGGGATATTGAATAGACATGGTGTTTGGTGGAATTATATGCTCTTTTTTTTTACCATATGTTGTACTACATTGATTAATATGCATCACGATTGTTCGTCTCGCTCCAAATGCACGGGTGCGTCATTCTCTGTCGGTCGCCTGAAGCTCGTATGTACGTCGCGATGTACCCCGGTCCCATATTCCATAGTTCGGATGTTTGCAGCCTAGCCCACCTCAAATACCTCCACATATTGAAGCGTCGTGATGTTCAAGAGCTCCGAGACTCCGTCACCGTCCAATCGCGACATGCAACCCCGCCTATCCTCGACTCATGCTTCCCCAGAATGAACCCCCATTCCTCTCCAACACgaatcgccatctccagaCTCCCCTCACAAAAGCCTGAAGCCACGATCGTGCTACTGGCTTTAATTGGGTGATGGGTCAGCGCGGAGCCGCCCCTGGCTCAGGCTTAGACATGGATTACTTGGCTCAACAGTTCCTGTGACCGACTCCTCATCAGACTTGTGTGGAGTACCGGCCGAGCAAACGATGGCTTTTCATGCGTCACTTGAATAGATTCGTGGGGTGGTCGCCTGCGCGTTCGATTTGAGTCTGGTCAACGGGCATGTggagaagaaaaagaaaacaTATGGCGCGGCTTTTCCACGAGATGGAAGAAGGTTTCGTACTGAGCAAGCACCTGCTTATCAGGAACGGTGGTTCGTCATGGTTCAGGGGCCTAGGATCCGCGTCGACACGGGCATGTCGAGCCTACACCAAAAATCGTTAGGTACATGCCAGTCCGTTGCCTCTTTGATGAGGAAGCATGCGCAGTAGTATTAGGCGCATCTCGGGCGAGTCAACAAGGCCGCCCAGTGCAATGGGAATGCGGGGCCCCACTTACTCGAGTCGACGTCCGCAACGTTCAGCTGACATTTGGGACTAGACTGGGCCCGTGGAATCTCTTTCGTAGCCCAAACTCAGGTTTAGCCTGGAGGTTTGCCTTGTCTCATGTGTCTGGACGTCTCTTCCCCGCAAAATCTAACGGGCTGTGCGATATTTCATACTCTCTTCCCGGACTAAGTACGCTACACCGGACGCGTTGAATGCCGATCCCACGAATTACGAGAAACAAGACCGTTACGACCAGAGTACCAAATCCAAATATGATGAGCGAAAAGCAGACAGAAAGACAGGAGTCGCAAACTAGATCGGACAGTCAGCGGGAGCAGGGCACATCTGGAAAGAGCTCGTCGAAAGAGAAGTCTTCAAAACCGCGCCACAGGGCATCAGTTGCGTGTGCTTCGTGTCGAGATCGCAGAATTCGCGTAGGTAATTTATAACCATGCTTAATCTTTCTTTCTGACGCTTCGTAGTGTGTTGTACCCTCAGGAGAGAAAGAGTGCACTCAGTGTAAGCGATCGGGTGTAGACTGTGTCATCAAAAACGACGATGAGCGCCGAAGGTTTGTGGTCAATCTAGGCGCTGGAACACTAGACTAACATTCTGTAGGCCCATTTCGAGGGCTTACATGTGCTCTCTAACAGATCGGGTGGCACTCTTGGAAACGATGCTGAAAGAGCGAGGCGAAGAGCTACCACCAGTAAACCACCCACCAAAAACCCGACACAATGTCCCACGCAACGAGGACGGCACATCCCCAACCAGGAAAACTAGGAAAAACCAAGACGTAGAGAACGAAAACGAACATGAACATTCCAGTCCAGGAAGCCAAACAAGCCCTCAAGACGAATATATTGAATTTGAACAGCAAGAAATAAGCGTGGAACAACATGAGATGCACGTGCATAGTCCCCCGTTCTCGAACGGTGATGCGGAAAGCACCGGATCACCGTCTATGCTACCCCCACCGAAGAAAGACGGAATGGTCAATCGCCTGCTTTCCACGCGCGGCCATCTCAGCTTCGACCAGCTCAGCGGCCGTCTACgctacttcggcccaacgACGAACTGCCACGTGCATTCCGAGTCATTAAGTCCATTTGGTTCGACCCAAGAACAAGATGAACAAAGGCGTCGGTGCGACAAGATCATTCGGTCGCTCCCGCTCGAGACGTATGATTACCTCATGGAATTATTTTGGCAGTGTTACAATCCTGTCATTCACGTGCTGCACCAAGAGGCATTCAACGAGGATCGCGAGAATGGAAAAACGCAGTTTTACTCTGGTTTCCTGCATGTATGCGTTTTGGCAATGGGGTTTCGCTTCGCGGATAAGGATAGGCCGGATGTGAAGAGGATCAGTCTACCGGGCATGGAGAGTACCTTGCATCGCGAGGCAAAGTATATGCTTGATCATGAGTTGGAGAGACCAGGTGGTATTCCGAGCGTCGTCGCGCTGTTATTATTGGGGGACTTGGAGTGTGGAGTTGGCAGAGATAATCTGGGGTGGCTCTACGGCGGTATGGCTGTTAGGCTTGCGTTTGATATCGGGTATGTTCTTTGGGGAACTTTGGCAACTCTTTATTAACCAGAAACTAGTTTGCACCTCGACACAAGACTTTCTGGTCTACCAGAACGCGAAATTGAGATTCGCCAAATGACGTTGTGGGCATGTGTAATCTACGACAAGTACTGGGCGTTATTTCTCGGCCGCCCAACAAGCATGAAGTCATCCGACCTCGAAATCTACCACTTGACCAAGCAATTCGAACGCCTCGGTACATGTCGCCCCGCTGGCCTGGAGAAAAGCACAGAGACCATGATCTATGAAGCTCTGCTTGATCTGATGGAGCTCGCTGGCAAGATCACTGAGAACATGGATCCACATCGCTCGCAGAATGCGGCTTCCGATTCGATCACTGCAGTTGATCGTAACCAGTATATGCGCATGGCAGCGCTGGATCGCGAGTTCAGTCGCTGGTATGGGAGTTTGCCGGAGCAGTTGAGGTGGACGCCTCAGAACATCGCGACAGCGCCGTTTAGCTTCTTCTTGCTACACCAGCAGTACCATGCCAGTCTCATATTACTACATCGCCCGTTCGCTTTGTATGAAGACCAGGCGGATAGCGATAGTGGGCCTGACGATCACTTCTCTGCTCTGAGTAGGACAGTTTGCACGAAACATGCGATCCGGGTGGCGAGGATATACTGGCAGCACCGGCAACGGTTCAATACGAAGCAAATATTCGTTACGGGGATACAGCATGCGGTATGTCGAACCTATACATATCCGACCCCACTCCTTACTGACACTCTCTTGAGGGCACCGCAGCAACCGCTCTAGTAGCCGCTTTGGCATTCATAAAAGACCCTACCTCTCGAGCCAACAACATGCAGTACCTCGAGTGTCTCTCCGCCGCCCTGTCAGATATGGCGTTTACATACCAGCCCGCAGAGCGCATGTCGACAGTCCTTCGCGCCGTGATGGTCGAGTTACGCGGCGGCCCCGAACCACCGTCATCCACAGCGTTCAATCTTTACAAGCCCAAATCTTCTGTCGTACCCGCACGAAGGGGCAGCACAA
The sequence above is a segment of the Pyrenophora tritici-repentis strain M4 chromosome 3, whole genome shotgun sequence genome. Coding sequences within it:
- a CDS encoding Fungal-trans multi-domain protein — protein: MMSEKQTERQESQTRSDSQREQGTSGKSSSKEKSSKPRHRASVACASCRDRRIRCVVPSGEKECTQCKRSGVDCVIKNDDERRRPISRAYMCSLTDRVALLETMLKERGEELPPVNHPPKTRHNVPRNEDGTSPTRKTRKNQDVENENEHEHSSPGSQTSPQDEYIEFEQQEISVEQHEMHVHSPPFSNGDAESTGSPSMLPPPKKDGMVNRLLSTRGHLSFDQLSGRLRYFGPTTNCHVHSESLSPFGSTQEQDEQRRRCDKIIRSLPLETYDYLMELFWQCYNPVIHVLHQEAFNEDRENGKTQFYSGFLHVCVLAMGFRFADKDRPDVKRISLPGMESTLHREAKYMLDHELERPGGIPSVVALLLLGDLECGVGRDNLGWLYGGMAVRLAFDIGLHLDTRLSGLPEREIEIRQMTLWACVIYDKYWALFLGRPTSMKSSDLEIYHLTKQFERLGTCRPAGLEKSTETMIYEALLDLMELAGKITENMDPHRSQNAASDSITAVDRNQYMRMAALDREFSRWYGSLPEQLRWTPQNIATAPFSFFLLHQQYHASLILLHRPFALYEDQADSDSGPDDHFSALSRTVCTKHAIRVARIYWQHRQRFNTKQIFVTGIQHAGTAATALVAALAFIKDPTSRANNMQYLECLSAALSDMAFTYQPAERMSTVLRAVMVELRGGPEPPSSTAFNLYKPKSSVVPARRGSTIDMDSEMPDGQWVKKRQTSRGRLGVGSRKTRTMSSSTTMSVPLEHGLSLKTPSSLRFDDACQTDGFIMVTPRSELGTWPSIADPPELSHTLSTPSTNSSTRPRHSGTSWMGPEFDQHDPISQLANAHFPELSAFDEPVGAGGDAINLDFMPLGDGTDWNMSKDWNGSSDLDGFPSSGGFGMGFGDGGRKF
- a CDS encoding Pyr-redox-3 multi-domain protein; this translates as MGGSEMPNGLNVNGYGHNYDYPPSHVDGPYKILDQYHSKPAKLRVACVGAGASGLCLAYKMEKMLEPGSWELTLYEKNPHFGGTWYENTYPGVACDIPSHDYNFTWDPKPDWSTFFASGKEIQGYFEDFAERHGSKKYMQMNSRIEEAVWNDADGCYSITIRNPRTGSMRKDWAHVLVNGSGILNNWKWPDIEGLHDFKGPLLHSASWDHSVDFNNITAAVIGVGSTSVQIVPSLQKIVKQLEVFIRSPTWISPPFGAGALNDDLQKGQDVDPGQRQYTFTEADIKKFKEDPEYHLEFRKKIEAEINSLFGMYQQNSALQNQFQDVITKEMHRRMGPGHEKLKESIIPKWSVGCRRISPGDGFLEALVQDNVTPVFSGIERIVPEGIKTVDGKIHKLDAIVCATGFQVAFKPAFKVVNGSNTSIQEDWANGPNLYMGVSAPRFPNYYTIVGPGATWSNGTLIPSIETTIEYSIKCMKKMQTEGIKAMSVKQDALDEIYAHFDEFHKTTVWQEACRSWFKDGQIKNRIYLWPGATIHFLKSIKTPRWEDYDYVYRYKNRFAFLGNGDVKATAARDVQGLSPYIRNWDHEWDIE